Within the Phaseolus vulgaris cultivar G19833 chromosome 9, P. vulgaris v2.0, whole genome shotgun sequence genome, the region TCTTGTACACAATCTCCAACATGCTTGGTGCAGCTTTTCTTCCAGGACCAGTGTACTCAGATATCACCCCACAAACAGCCACTCTTCCAAATAGCCTCATATTAGCAACTGCTGCTTCCAGCATCTCACCCCCAACATTGTCAAAATATACGTCAATTCCATCAGGAAAATACCTACAATATAACACATAAACCTACATCAAACACAATCCAATTGAACTTTCTAACTTTTATTCCAAAATGGGCTTCTGATTCTCTTCTTCCATCACTAACTAACCTTTTAAGAGCTGAGTTTAGATCTTTTTCTTCATTGTAGTTGAATGCTTCATCAAAACCTAGCGTTTGTTTAAGCAATTCCACCTATGGCAACAATGCATGGATTAGGCTTTTAAGCTTGAAAACCAATTAAGCATAAAATCCTAACCTTAGTTACTTTACCTTTTTGTTGCTACCTGCACAGCCAACAACATAGCAACCTAAAAGCTTTGCATATTGCCCTACTAAATTTCCAACTGCTCCACAAGCTGTTGAGACAAAAACCTTTTCATCCTTTAGGGGTTTACACAATTCAAAAAACCCCGCATAAGCTGACAGTCCGTTGAATCCTGCATCAGATAATGGAAATTAAAGcattacttattttatttttttgttatttgtaAGCTATTTTATAGAAAGTGTTCATATAAgtgtattaatattaataagtgaactttaagcctaactcaatgttataaaactaatttataaggtgaggtttgcacctacttatatactgtaaaatattcttatttctAGTTCATGTGGCATCTCCAACGCACTCCCCTCAAGTCGAGGCTCATAAACTCATGtgtgaaactatatatttatgggtgatcTAATGACGACCCGATAAACTCAACAAACTCTCgataggatagactcgaaaataactctgataccatattaagaagtagaTTTATGTCTAATTTAACCTTATAAAACTGATTTATATATCATCATTCCTAatcgatgtgagatcttcaaTAAAGTGTTCTTCATAATCATTACAAACTTTACTGTATAAAAGTGATAAATGATATGCAGGAATCGGTAATTACCCAGAATTCCAAGATGATAGGAGAGTGGAAATTCAGAGGACTCTAATCTTTTTATGATATTCCCTTCTTTCACCAAACTGTACTCTGCCCACGTGAATACTCCCAGCACCAAATCATCTTTCTGAAACTTAGAATTCCCAGAAACCACAACTTTTCCAATAACAGCACCATCAATAGTCTGGAATGTGTGAACACAGAACAACAACACAATAATTAATTCTCATGAAGCAATAGGATCAGTCATAGATAAACATCAAAATGATCTACTTCTACTTGGGTGGTATTTGGTTTCCTGCAGAATTTTCAAGAATTACAAACTCAATTAACATAATTTTAGATAATTGTTAATGTAATTAATTACTCGAGAATTgattttaaaagtaataaaatatccAAATTTATGGCATATATAACTTTAAATCATCAATTT harbors:
- the LOC137822645 gene encoding 2-alkenal reductase (NADP(+)-dependent)-like, whose protein sequence is MPLRSINFVSIEKESSKKRKKGGKMEVKNKYIVIKHHIEDAPRESNFELKTGTIALSVAPGSDDIIVKNLYISMDPYHINRMKFSSSSQGTISFAAPIHPGQTIDGAVIGKVVVSGNSKFQKDDLVLGVFTWAEYSLVKEGNIIKRLESSEFPLSYHLGILGFNGLSAYAGFFELCKPLKDEKVFVSTACGAVGNLVGQYAKLLGCYVVGCAGSNKKVELLKQTLGFDEAFNYNEEKDLNSALKRYFPDGIDVYFDNVGGEMLEAAVANMRLFGRVAVCGVISEYTGPGRKAAPSMLEIVYKRINIRGFLAADFLHVFEDFSAKTSDYLRTGKLKVLEDISSGVESIPSAFVGLFRGDNIGKKIINLAEES